The DNA region GACGGAGCTCGTCCAGGAGGCCGAGCGCGGCCGGCTCGACTTCGTGACGATCGAGGACACGCTGGCGCTGCAGTCGTCCCGGTACGACGGCCCGGACGGCCGGGTCGACGAGGTCCGCGGCCGGCTCGACGCGGTCCTGGTGGCGGCCCGCGCCGCGCCGCGCACGCGGGGCATCGGCGTCGTCCCGACGGTGGTCGTGACGCACACCGAGCCGTTCCACGTGGCGAAGGCCGTCGCGACTCTCGACCATGTCAGTTCCGGGCGGGCCGGGGTGCGGGTGCGCGTCCGCGCGGGGCGGGACGAGGCCGCCCACTTCGGCCGCCGCGACCTGGCATCGGCGCGGCCCGCGGACCTGTTCGACGAGGCCGCGGACTACGTCGAGGTCATGCGCCGGCTGTGGGACAGCTGGGAGGACGACGCCGAGATCCGCGACGTGGCCACGGGCCGGTTCATCGACCGGGACAAGCTGCACCACATCGACTTCGCGGGCCGGTGGTTCAGCGTGCGGGGGCCGTCGATCGTGCCGCGTCCACCACAGGGGCAGCCGCTGGTCACCGCGCTCGCGCACGCGGCCGGTCCGTACCGTTTCGCCGCGGGCTCGGTGGACCTCGTCCATGTGACACCGCGCGACGCCGCCGACGCCGCGCGGATCCTGCGCGATCTGCGGGCCGAGCTGGCGGCGGCCGGGCGGCCCGCGGAGTCGCTGCGGGTGTTCGCCGACCTGGTGGTGTTCCTCGACGACGCCGAGGGACCGGTCGCCGAGGGCCGGGCCGCCGCGCGCAAGGGCCGCCTGGACGAGCTCGCCGGCCGTGAGTTCCGCTCGGACGCGGCCGTCTTCACCGGCACACCGGCCGGCCTCGCCGACGTCCTGCAGGAGTGGGCCGGGGTGGGCATCGACGGCTTCCAGCTGCGCCCGGCGGGGATTCCCACCGATCTGACCGCGATCACCCGCGGGCTGGTGCCGGAGCTGCGCCGCCGTGGCCTCGTGCCGCCCGGGTACGACGCGGGCACGCTGCGCGGGCTGCTCGGGTTCCCCCGGCCGGCCAACCGCTACGCCGCCGCACGGCCCGAGCCCGCCGCCACCTGAGCCCGCCACGACCTGACGCGTCCGTCCTTACCGGGGAGAACCGGATGAGCAGCCCGACCAGGCAGATCCACCTCGCCGCGCACTTCCCGGGCGTGAACAACACGACCGTGTGGAGCGATCCGCGTTCGGGCAGCCACATCGAGTTCGAGTCGTTCGTCCACTTCGCCCGGACGGCGGAGCGCGCGAAGTTCGACTTCCTGTTCCTGGCGGAGGGTCTGCGGCTGCGGGAGCAGCGCGGGCGCCTCCACGACCTGGACGTCGTCGGACGTCCCGACACGTTCACCGTGCTGGCGGCGCTGGCGGCGGTGACCGACCGTCTCGGCCTGGCCGGGACGATCAACTCGACGTTCAACGAGCCGTACGAGGTGGCCCGCCAGTTCGCCAGCCTGGACCATCTCTCCGACGGGCGCGCCGCCTGGAACGTCGTCACCTCCTGGGACGCGTTCACCGGGGAGAACTTCCGCCGCGGTGGTTTCCTGGCCGAGGAGCAGCGTTACGAGCGCGCCGAGCTGTTTCTGCGGACGGCCGGCGAGCTGTTCGACTCCTGGCGGGGCGACGAGATCGTCGCGGACAAGGAGTCCGGCGTCTTCCTGGCCGAGCCCAAGGCGGGGGCGTTCGAGCATCACGACGCCCACTTCGACATCAGCGGGCAGTTCACGGTGCCGCGCAGCCCGCAGGGCCGGCCGGTGATCTTCCAGGCGGGTGACTCC from Parafrankia discariae includes:
- a CDS encoding LLM class flavin-dependent oxidoreductase, translating into MTGPTAPGELRLAVALDGCGWHPAAWREPDARPRELFSGRYWTELVQEAERGRLDFVTIEDTLALQSSRYDGPDGRVDEVRGRLDAVLVAARAAPRTRGIGVVPTVVVTHTEPFHVAKAVATLDHVSSGRAGVRVRVRAGRDEAAHFGRRDLASARPADLFDEAADYVEVMRRLWDSWEDDAEIRDVATGRFIDRDKLHHIDFAGRWFSVRGPSIVPRPPQGQPLVTALAHAAGPYRFAAGSVDLVHVTPRDAADAARILRDLRAELAAAGRPAESLRVFADLVVFLDDAEGPVAEGRAAARKGRLDELAGREFRSDAAVFTGTPAGLADVLQEWAGVGIDGFQLRPAGIPTDLTAITRGLVPELRRRGLVPPGYDAGTLRGLLGFPRPANRYAAARPEPAAT